The Streptomyces collinus DNA segment CAGTCCTCCGTCGCCGTGTCGGCGGGCCGCGCGTCATGGCAGAGCAGTTGCACAAGGTGGCGAACACGGCCGAGTCGGGACGGTTGCGCCTGCACGTGCTCCCCTACGGCGTAGGGGCGCACGCACTCATGCAGAGTCTGCTCACGCTCATGACCTTCGAGGACTCGGCCCCGGTGGCCTACGTGGAGGGCTTCCAGACGGGCAACTTGATGGACGAGCCAGCTCTGGTGAGTGCCTGTCAGACCGCCTACGCTCTGGCGCTGAGCGACGCATTGTCGCAGCAGGAGTCACTGGCCCTCGTCAGGGCGGCAGCGGAGGAGCATGCGCGTGATGAATGAGCACCTCGCCCTCACAGGTTGGTACAAGTCCAGCTACAGCGGCGGGGATCAAGGCGAGTGCCTCGAAGTCGCCCCCGGCCACCCCCACGTCCCGGTGCGGGACAGCAAGGCCGCCCACGGCCCCGCCCTGGTCTTCTCGCGGAGCGGCTGGGCCGCGTTCGTCAGCGCCGTCAAGGACGGGCACATCGAAGGCTAGGCAGGCTGTGTGAGACCCAGGGGCGGATAGCTCTCGCCGCCGACGCGTTCGGCCGCCTCGATGTAGTCGGCGAGGGCGTCCCGGGACTGGGCGAGGCTCGCCAACCGGTCGTCCAGCTGCCGCAGCCGTGACCGCATCGCGGCGAGCAACTCGGGGCATCCGACCAGCGTCGGGGCCTCCCCCGTCGCACAGGGCAGCAGGTAGGCGATGTCCTCGGAGGACAGGCCGGCGCCGAGCAGGTGGCGGATCTGCCTCACGCGGAGCAGGGCACCCTCGTCGTACTCGCGGTAGCCGTTCGCCCCGCGGGCCGGCTCCAGCAGGCCCTGGGCCTCGTAGTACCGCAGCTGATGGGCGTTGACGCCCGTGCGTCGGCTCAGTTCCCCGATCCGCATCGACAACCTCGCTTGACCTTCACACCGGTATGAACGTCGACGATGCTGCCATGGACGACGAAACCACAACACCCGTGACTGTCATCGGACTTGGCCTGATGGGCCAGGCGCTCGCCGGGGCGTTCCTGAAGGCGGGACACCCCACGACCGTGTGGAACCGTACGGCCGGCAAGGCCGACCGGCTGGTGGCCCAGGGCGCGCGGCCGGCCCCGACCGTCGGCGCCGCGATCGAGCCCGGTCGCCTCACGGTCATCTGTGTCACCGACTACCGAGCCGTGCACGAGACACTCGGCACAGCCGATGTCGAGCTGGACGGCACGACGCTGATCAACCTGACCTCGGGCGACTCAGGTCAGGCCCGGGAGACAGCCCGATGGGCCGAAGCGCGAGGCGCCCGCTACCTGGACGGCGCCGTCATGGCCGTCCCGTCGGCCATCGGCACCCCTGACGCGGTGATCCTTCAGAGCGGGGCGCGCTCGGACTTCGACGCGCATGAGCCGGCCCTCGGCGCTCTCGGCACCGTCACCTACCTCGGTACGGACCACGGGCTGGCGTCGCTGTACGACGCGGCCGGACTGGCCATGATGTGGAGCGTGCTGAACGCCTGGCTCCAGGGCACGGCCCTGCTCGGGACGGCGGGTGTCGACGCCGGGACGTACGCACCGTTCGCGCAACGGATCGCCGCCGGTGTCGCCGACTGGCTGCCGGGGTACGCCGGGCAGATCGACCGGGGCTCGTTCCCGGCCGAGGTGTCGGCGCTGGAGACCGACGCGCGGGCGATGGCGCATCTGATCGAGGAGAGCGAGGCGGCGGGGATCAACGCCGAGCTTCCGAGACTGCTCAAGGCGATGGCCGATCGTGCGGTCGCCGCCGGGCACGGCAAGGAGCAGTATCCGGTGCTGATCGAGGAGTTCGGCAAGCCCGGTACCCGGTGACCGACGCCTCTGGCAGGAAGGCGACGGCACCCATGACCGGCACGGGTGCCTTAGCAGACCTGCCGGCCCGGGCGACCGCTGATGGTCCGGGCGACCGGGGCCGCCCGGGGCCGAGCGTCACGCCGACTCGTTCAGCAACCTGCTCAGGTGCTCGCTCCCCGCCCCCAGGAGGTCGGGCAGCGGTGCCGCATCCTCGTACCAGCGCTTCTCGTACTCCCAGCAGAGCCAGCCGTCCCAGCCGTGGCGGGAGAGGATCTCGACGCATTCGGCGAGCGGGAGGACGCCCGCGCCGAGGGGCAGCGGGGTCGTGTCGTCGGGGGAGGCGATGTCCTTGACCTGGACGTAGCCGAGGTGGGGGGAGAGCGCCGCGTAGGTCTCGGAGGGCTGTTCGCCGCCGAGCCAGGTGTGCATCACGTCCCAGAGGGCGCCGACCTGACGGTGGCCGACGAGGCCGAGGATCCGCATCGCGTCGGCGGCGGTGCGGTGCGAGTCGTGGGTTTCGAGGAGGATGCGTACGCCCAGGTCGTTGGCGTGTTCGGCGGCCGTGCCCAGGCGCCGGGCGGCCGTCGCGTCGGCCTCCTCGGGGGTCTGCACGTCGAGGTCGCCGCCCGGGAAGACCCGGACGTACGGGGCGCCCAGGTCGTGGGCCAGGTCGAGGAGGGCACGGATCTCGGCCAGGACGGGCTCGTCGTCGCCCGGCGCGGCGACCTGTGCGTATCCCGCCAGGCCCAGGAGCTCTACGCCCGCTCCCTTGAACTCGGCCGCGACGTCCGCCCGTTCGGCGGGGCCGAGGCCGGTGTGGACCGGTTCCTCGGGGTGGGTGCGCAGTTCCACGCCGTGATAGCCGTGGGCGGTCGCGAGCCGCAGGACGTCGGGCAGGGGCAGGCCGGGGACACCGAGGGTGGAGAACGCCAGCTTCATGTTGACGGACCCTACCCGGCACCCCCGCCGGCGACTCTCCTTCGTCACTCGGGTGTTGCGTGGAGATCCAGTCGCCAGTCCTGGCCCGTCAGGTCCTGGCCGAAGGAGTGGTGCGGTTTCTCCGCGACCAGGACGAAACCGTGGCGCTGGTAGATGCGGCGGGCCGCGGCGAGGACGTCGTTCGTCCACAGGACGACCTCGCGGTAGCCGGCCTCGCGCGCGAAGCCGACGAGCGTCCCGACCAGGCGGTCGCCGATGCCGAGGCCGCGCGCGTCGGGCTCGACGAGCAGGAGCCGCAGCCGGGCGGCGCCGGGCGCGTCGTCCCGGAGGCACATCACGCAGCCCACCGGGCGGCCGTCCAGCTCGGCGATCCAGGTCCGCTCCCGGCGCGGGTCGCGGTCCTCGGCGTAGTCGGCGACGATCCTCGCCACCAGGCCCTCGTAGTCGGCGTCGAAGCCGTACTCCGCCGCGTACAGCGCGGCGTTGCGCTGCACGATCCAGCCGAGGTCGCCGGGTGCGGGCTCGCGCAGGACGACGTCCTCGGGGCGCGGGGCGCGGCCCTCGCCCAGGATCGTCCGGACGGTCCGCATGGCCTCCGCGAGCCGGGGCCGGTCCTCGGCGCGGACCGTGTCGAGCATCTCCCCGACCGACTGCCGTGCCCGCTCGTCGAGCAGTGCGGCGGCCTCCCGGCCGGGCCCGGTGAGCGTGACGCTGCGGCGACGCGGGTCCGTCTCGGACGGACCGCGCTCGACCAGCCCGTCCTCCTCGAACTTGTTCAGGATGCGGGTCAGGTACCCGGCGTCCAGGTGCAGCTGGGCCCGCAGGTCGGCGGCGTCCGTACGGGGCGCGTGCGCCAGCTCGTAGAGGACACGGGACTCGGTGAGGGTGTAGGGGGCGTAGAGGCGGCGGCCGTAGTCGAGGGCGCCGATGACGTTCGTGTAGAAGCGGTTGAAGGAGCGGATGTCCTGGACGGTCATGGTCTCGACCCCCGATATTTGACTCAGTCAGAGATATCTGAGTCGAGCCTAGACGTCCAGGGGACCTGAGACCAGGACGAGCTGCTGCGGCCAGGCGACGGCCGATGAGTTTCTCCGTGTTCCGCGGTCAGGAAGGGTGTTCGTGCGTCGCAGCCGCGAGTGATGTGGAAGCGTGCGGGGACGAATCCGCCGAGCACCCGACACGAGATACCGAGGAACCCGAAATGCGCACCCTGATCAGCACCGCTTTCATGTCGCTCGACGGCGTCGTCGAGGCCCCGGGCGGCGAGCCCGGTTACCGGAACTCCGGGTGGACCTTCAAGGACGTCGAGTTCCTTCCCGAGGCGTTCGAGATCAAAGGCCGGGAGCAGGAAGAGGCCACCGCGATGATGATGGGCCGCCTCAGCTATGAGGCATTCAGCCCGGTGTGGCCTGACATGGAGGAATTCGCCGACTACAACGTGATGCCGAAGTACGTCGTCTCCACGACCCTCGCCGAGGAGAACCTTGTGTCGAACTGGGGGGAGACGACGATCCTGCGCTCACTCGACGACGTCGCCGCGCTGAAGGAGACCGAGGGCGGCCCGATCATCGTCCACGGCAGCGCCTCCCTGAACCAGGCCCTTTCCGACGCCGGCCTGATCGACCGCTACCACCTGCTCGTCTTTCCGCTCCTGCTCGGGGCGGGCAAGCGGCTCTTCAGCGCCACGGACAAGGACACCCAGAAGCTGCGGCTCGTCGAGCACGAGGCCTACGCCAACGGGCTGCAGAAGAACGTCTTCGACGTCGTTCGCTGACGGGGCCCCGCACGCGTCCTCCCGTCGCGTTCCCGGGACGTGGCACGTACCGGAGGGGCCTGCCCGGCGGACGCAGGAGCACATGAGGGCGAGACGTCCGGGCCGAAGCGGGGGCGCAGGGGCATGGGGACGGCAGGCCCCACACCCCCGCCACCAGGCCCCGGCCGCTAAGAGGAGCGCGGCACCCCGGAGGACCCGCGCACCATCAACTCGCCGCGCACCGACGCGATCCCCCCGGGCGGTGCCTCCTCACGGCCCATGGCGATCCGTCCGGCCCGGGCCCCCGCATCCGCCAGCGGCAGCCGCACGGTCGTCAGCGACGGCACCGCGTCGATACTGAACGGCAGATCGTCGAAGCCCGCCACCGACACGTCCTCCGGGATCCGCAGGCCCGAGTCGCGCAGCGCGGCGCACGCCCCCAGCGCGACGGAGTCGTTCGCCGCGACGACCGCCGTCAGCGACGGGTCACGGCGCAGCAGCTCCAGCGTCGCCTCGTAGCCGGAGCGCCGGTCGTAGCGGCCGTGCACCGTCCACCGGGGGTCCTCCTCGATGCCGTGCGCGGCCAGCGCGGCGCGGTGTCCTTCCAGCCGGTGCCGCGTGGTCGTCCGTTCCTCGGGGCCCGCGATGTAGCCGAGCCGCCGATGTCCGAGCCCGATGAGGTGCTCGGTCAGCTCCTGCCCGCCGCCGCGGTTGTCGAAGGTCAGCGCGATGGCCCCGGTGTCCGACGCCGGCGGGCGTCCGCACAGCACGACCCGCGTCCCGGCCTCCCCCAGCTTCCGCACCTTGGCGTCCATGGCCACCTGGTGCGCCGCGTCCTCGATCGCCCCACCGGTCAGCACCACGGCCGCGGCCCGCTGCCGCTGAAGCAGCGTGAGGTAGGTCAGCTCCCGCTCGGGTGAGCCGCCCGTGTTGCAGACCACCGCGAGTCTCTCCCCGCCCGCACGGCCGCCCGGCCCTCCGATCTCGGCCTGGATGGCGCTCGCCATGATCCCGAAGAACGGGTCGGCGATGTCGTTCACCAGGATCCCGACCAGGTCGGAGGTGGCGGCGGCCAGCGCGCTCGCGGGCCCGTTGAGCACGTAGTCCAACTCGTCCACGGCCTTCAGCACCCGCTCGCGGGTGGAGGCCGCCACGGGGTAGTTGCCGTTCAGCACGCGCGACACCGTCGCGGGTGAGACCTGGGCGCGGGCCGCCACGTCCGCCAGGGTCACCGTCATCTCGTCGTCCTCCGGTCGCGCATCTCGTCTCGTCTCCACCCTCGTACACACCCAGACCACCGGACATGGTTCCGCACGGATCAGCAGGTCGACCGCCCCCGCCCCCGGCGAACCAATGGCCAAGGTTCCGAGCAGACCTTAAGCCCCCGACCCCCTGTTGTTCGCCCCCTCGAACAACTCGTCCTGGTCACGGTCTTGTCCGGACCGCGGTTCAGAGGCTAGCTTCTCCGTATATAGAAAGCGCTTGCTGCAACGCTCACCAGTTAACCGACGGCTCACCGGGCCGCCTGTGACGGGTGGGGCGTACGCGGCGCCGCGACCGCGTACGAAGGGAACGACGTTGACACGCAAGACGGTGCGAATCGCCATGAACGGCGTGACCGGGCGCATGGGCTACCGCCAGCACCTGGTCCGCTCCATCCTCGCCCTCCGCGAGCAGGGCGGCCTCGACCTCGGCGACGGCACGGTGCTGTGGCCCGAGCCGATCCTGGTCGGCCGCCGTGAGCACGTGCTGAAGGCGATGGCCGAGCAGCACGGGCTGGAGCACTTCTCGACGGACGTGGACGCGGTCCTCGCCGACGAGACCGTGGACATCTACTTCGACGCGCAGGTCACCTCCGCCCGCGAGGAGGCCCTGAAGAAGGCCATCGCGGCCGGCAAGCACATCTACACCGAGAAGCCGACCGCCACCGGCCTCGACGGCGCCCTGGACCTCGCCCGGCTGGCGAACGAGGCCGGCATCAAGCACGGCGTCGTCCAGGACAAGCTGTTCCTCCCGGGCCTGCTGAAGCTGAAGCGCCTCATCGACGGCGGGTTCTTCGGCCGGATCCTGTCCGTGCGCGGCGAGTTCGGCTACTGGGTCTTCGAGGGCGACTGGCAGACCGCCCAGCGCCCCTCCTGGAACTACCGGGCCGAGGACGGCGGCGGCATCGTCGTCGACATGTTCCCGCACTGGGAGTACGTGCTGCACGAGCTGTTCGGCCGGGTGAAGTCCGTCCAGGCGCTCACCGCCACGCACATCCCGCAGCGCTGGGACGAGAACGACAAGCCCTACGACGCGACGGCCGACGACGCCGCGTACGGCGTCTTCGAGCTGGAGGGCGGCGCGATCGCCCAGATCAACTCCTCCTGGGCCGTCCGCGTCAACCGCGACGAGCTCGTGGAGTTCCAGGTGGACGGCACCGAGGGCTCCGCGGTCGCGGGCCTGCGCAACTGCCGCGTCCAGCACCGCAGCGCCACCCCCAAGCCGGTCTGGAACCCGGACATCCCCGCCACGGAGGTCTTCCGCGACCAGTGGCAGGAGGTCCCGGACAACACCGAGTTCGACAACGGCTTCAAGGCCCAGTGGGAGCTGTTCCTGCGACACGTCTACGCCGACGCCCCCTACCACTGGGACCTGCTGGCCGGTGCCCGCGGTGTCCAGCTCGCCGAGCTGGGCCTGAAGTCCTCCGCGGAGGGCCGCCGTCTCGACGTGCCGGAGATCTCGCTGTGACCATCCGACTTCCCGGCGCCGGCGGGGCGTTGCGGACCTACGAGCCCCGCACCGAGCCCCTGGCCGTGACCCCCGGCACGCCCTTCACCTCCCGCACGGTCTTCTCGGCGGCGCACGTCGTCGCCGACCCCTTCGCGGACGTCTCCCCCGACTCGCCCGCCGCGGTCGACTGGGACGCCACCCTCGCCTTCCGCCGCCACCTGTGGTCCCACGGTCTCGGCGTCGCCGAGGCCATGGACACCGCCCAGCGCGGCATGGGCCTGGACTGGGCGGGCGCGGCGGAGCTGATCCGCCGGTCGGCGGCCGAGGCCAAGTCGGTCGGCGGCCGAATCGCCTGCGGTGTGGGCACCGACCAGATCGCCTCCGGCTCGCTCGCGGAGGTCCGCGCGGCCTACGAGGAGCAGCTCGCCCTCGTCGAGGAGTCCGGCGCGCAGGCCATCCTGATGGCGTCCCGGGCACTCGCGGCGGCGGCCTCCGGGCCGGAGGACTACCTGGAGGTCTACGGCCATCTGCTGCGCCAGGCCGCCGAGCCGGTGGTCCTGCACTGGCTGGGACCGATGTTCGACCCGGCCCTGGAGGGCTACTGGGGGTCGGCCGACCTGGACGCGGCGACGGACACGTTCCTGGACGTGATCGCCGCCCATCCGGACAAGGTCGACGGCATCAAGGTCTCCCTGCTGGACGCACAGCGCGAGATCGACATCCGCCGCCGGCTCCCGAAGGGCGTGCGCTGCTACACGGGCGACGACTTCAACTACCCCGAGCTGATCGCCGGCGACGAGCAGGGCTTCAGTCACGCGCTGCTCGGCATCTTCGACCCGCTGGGCCCGCTGGCGGCGCAGGCGGTCCGGGTCCTGGACACGGGCGACGTGCAGGGCTTCCGCGATCTGCTCGACCCCACGGTCGGGCTCTCCCGGCACCTGTTCCAGACGCCGACCCGCTTCTACAAGACGGGCGTGGTCTTCCTGGCCTGGCTGGCCGGCCACCAGTCGCACTTCGCGATGGTCGGCGGCCTGCAGTCGGCCCGCTCGCTGCCGCACTTCGCGACGGCGTACGAACTGGCCGACGGGCTGGGGCTGTTCCCCGACCCGAAGCTGGCGGAAGAGCGGATGAAGACGCTGCTGAGCATGTACGGGGTGAACCAGTGAGCGGGTCCCTGGAACGCTTCTCCATCAACCAGATGACGGTGAAGCAGCTGTCGCTGCCGGAACTGGCCGACGGCTGCGCCCGGCTGGGCATCCGCAACGTGGGGCTCTGGCGCGAGCCGGTGCAGGCGTTCGGCCTGGAGGCCGCGGCGAAGCTGGTGCGGGACGCCGGGCTGACGGTGACAACGTTGTGCCGGGGCGGGTTCTTCACCGCGATCGACCCGGGCGAGCGTGCGGAGGCCCTGGCCGACAACCGCCGCGCGATCGACGAGGCGGCGACGCTGGGCACGGACACGCTGGTCCTGGTCTCGGGCGGTCTGCCCGCGGGCTCGAAGGACCTGCACGGCGCCCGGGAGCGCATCGCCGACGCCCTCGCGGAACTCGGCCCGTACGCGGAGCGGCACGGCGTCCGGCTGGCCATCGAGCCGCTGCACCCCATGTACGCCTCGGACCGCTGTGTGGTGTCGACCCTGGCCCAGGCCCTGGACATCGCCGAACGCTTCCCGGCGCACCAGGTCGGCGTCACGGTCGACACGTACCACATCTGGTGGGACGACACCGCCCCCGCGCAGATCGCCCGGGCGGGCGCGGGCGGCCGTATCCACACCTTCCAGCTCGCCGACTGGACGACTCCCCTCCCCGAGGGCGTCCTCACCGGCCGCGGTCAGATCGGCGACGGGTCGATCGACATGCGGGAGTGGCAGGACCACGTGGAGGCGGCCGGCTACACCGGTGCCATCGAGGTGGAGCTGTTCAACGACGTCCTGTGGGCACGCGACGGCCAGGAGGTCCTGGCCGAGACGGCGCGGAGGTTCATCGAACACACCCGCTGACCGCGCCCCGCGGACCACGCCTCCGCCCCGCCCCCGTGTACCCGGGGGCGGGGCGGTGGCGTGCCGGGGCCGCCCCGGGCCGTTCCGGATGCACCCGTCCCCCGGGCGTGACACGCTTTTCCCAAGGACTCGGCCGGTCGTAGTGCTCTCTCTTCCCCTCGCATCCTGATTCGGAGAGCAGCCATGGCTGACTTCCTCGTCAACACCACCAAGTCCGGCGACCAGCTCCAGCCCGCCGTCGACGGCTTGTTCGGCACGCAGTTCCTGGAGCTGTGGTCGGACGACAGCGACTTCGTCATCAAGGGACAGTTCCTGGGGGACGACGGCGACAAGCTCGGGAGCGAGTTCGCGGTCAGTGCCCAGCCGGCGGACGGGCCGGGGGTGCGGCCGCTGTGGCCTTCCGTGCTGTCCGCCGGGATCAGCGGCCAGTTCGCCGTATGGCTGGAGACGCCGTTCGGCATGCCCGGGCCCAGCCCGTCCGTGAAGCTCCAGCGGTTCACCGAGGGCCGGAAGGCCGGTCCGGAGACGCTCGTCACGGCCGACGCGGATCCGAAGGTCCGGCCTTGCCTCGCGTTCATGATCGACGGTGGTGTGCTGGTCACCTGGGCGAGCCGGCGGCCCGACCAGCGCATCCGCGCGCGGCGTTTCCGTGCGGACGGCAGCCCGGCGACACCGGAGTTCACGGTCAGCACCACCGAGGGCTTCCACGAGAAGCCCGCCGCGTCGATCCTCACCAACGGCA contains these protein-coding regions:
- a CDS encoding dihydrofolate reductase family protein, with product MRTLISTAFMSLDGVVEAPGGEPGYRNSGWTFKDVEFLPEAFEIKGREQEEATAMMMGRLSYEAFSPVWPDMEEFADYNVMPKYVVSTTLAEENLVSNWGETTILRSLDDVAALKETEGGPIIVHGSASLNQALSDAGLIDRYHLLVFPLLLGAGKRLFSATDKDTQKLRLVEHEAYANGLQKNVFDVVR
- a CDS encoding sugar phosphate isomerase/epimerase family protein, yielding MTVKQLSLPELADGCARLGIRNVGLWREPVQAFGLEAAAKLVRDAGLTVTTLCRGGFFTAIDPGERAEALADNRRAIDEAATLGTDTLVLVSGGLPAGSKDLHGARERIADALAELGPYAERHGVRLAIEPLHPMYASDRCVVSTLAQALDIAERFPAHQVGVTVDTYHIWWDDTAPAQIARAGAGGRIHTFQLADWTTPLPEGVLTGRGQIGDGSIDMREWQDHVEAAGYTGAIEVELFNDVLWARDGQEVLAETARRFIEHTR
- a CDS encoding NAD(P)-dependent oxidoreductase, with the protein product MDDETTTPVTVIGLGLMGQALAGAFLKAGHPTTVWNRTAGKADRLVAQGARPAPTVGAAIEPGRLTVICVTDYRAVHETLGTADVELDGTTLINLTSGDSGQARETARWAEARGARYLDGAVMAVPSAIGTPDAVILQSGARSDFDAHEPALGALGTVTYLGTDHGLASLYDAAGLAMMWSVLNAWLQGTALLGTAGVDAGTYAPFAQRIAAGVADWLPGYAGQIDRGSFPAEVSALETDARAMAHLIEESEAAGINAELPRLLKAMADRAVAAGHGKEQYPVLIEEFGKPGTR
- a CDS encoding Gfo/Idh/MocA family protein; translation: MTRKTVRIAMNGVTGRMGYRQHLVRSILALREQGGLDLGDGTVLWPEPILVGRREHVLKAMAEQHGLEHFSTDVDAVLADETVDIYFDAQVTSAREEALKKAIAAGKHIYTEKPTATGLDGALDLARLANEAGIKHGVVQDKLFLPGLLKLKRLIDGGFFGRILSVRGEFGYWVFEGDWQTAQRPSWNYRAEDGGGIVVDMFPHWEYVLHELFGRVKSVQALTATHIPQRWDENDKPYDATADDAAYGVFELEGGAIAQINSSWAVRVNRDELVEFQVDGTEGSAVAGLRNCRVQHRSATPKPVWNPDIPATEVFRDQWQEVPDNTEFDNGFKAQWELFLRHVYADAPYHWDLLAGARGVQLAELGLKSSAEGRRLDVPEISL
- a CDS encoding DUF397 domain-containing protein; its protein translation is MNEHLALTGWYKSSYSGGDQGECLEVAPGHPHVPVRDSKAAHGPALVFSRSGWAAFVSAVKDGHIEG
- a CDS encoding dihydrodipicolinate synthase family protein, with protein sequence MTIRLPGAGGALRTYEPRTEPLAVTPGTPFTSRTVFSAAHVVADPFADVSPDSPAAVDWDATLAFRRHLWSHGLGVAEAMDTAQRGMGLDWAGAAELIRRSAAEAKSVGGRIACGVGTDQIASGSLAEVRAAYEEQLALVEESGAQAILMASRALAAAASGPEDYLEVYGHLLRQAAEPVVLHWLGPMFDPALEGYWGSADLDAATDTFLDVIAAHPDKVDGIKVSLLDAQREIDIRRRLPKGVRCYTGDDFNYPELIAGDEQGFSHALLGIFDPLGPLAAQAVRVLDTGDVQGFRDLLDPTVGLSRHLFQTPTRFYKTGVVFLAWLAGHQSHFAMVGGLQSARSLPHFATAYELADGLGLFPDPKLAEERMKTLLSMYGVNQ
- a CDS encoding sugar phosphate isomerase/epimerase family protein; this encodes MKLAFSTLGVPGLPLPDVLRLATAHGYHGVELRTHPEEPVHTGLGPAERADVAAEFKGAGVELLGLAGYAQVAAPGDDEPVLAEIRALLDLAHDLGAPYVRVFPGGDLDVQTPEEADATAARRLGTAAEHANDLGVRILLETHDSHRTAADAMRILGLVGHRQVGALWDVMHTWLGGEQPSETYAALSPHLGYVQVKDIASPDDTTPLPLGAGVLPLAECVEILSRHGWDGWLCWEYEKRWYEDAAPLPDLLGAGSEHLSRLLNESA
- a CDS encoding bifunctional helix-turn-helix transcriptional regulator/GNAT family N-acetyltransferase, whose product is MTVQDIRSFNRFYTNVIGALDYGRRLYAPYTLTESRVLYELAHAPRTDAADLRAQLHLDAGYLTRILNKFEEDGLVERGPSETDPRRRSVTLTGPGREAAALLDERARQSVGEMLDTVRAEDRPRLAEAMRTVRTILGEGRAPRPEDVVLREPAPGDLGWIVQRNAALYAAEYGFDADYEGLVARIVADYAEDRDPRRERTWIAELDGRPVGCVMCLRDDAPGAARLRLLLVEPDARGLGIGDRLVGTLVGFAREAGYREVVLWTNDVLAAARRIYQRHGFVLVAEKPHHSFGQDLTGQDWRLDLHATPE
- a CDS encoding LacI family DNA-binding transcriptional regulator, translated to MTVTLADVAARAQVSPATVSRVLNGNYPVAASTRERVLKAVDELDYVLNGPASALAAATSDLVGILVNDIADPFFGIMASAIQAEIGGPGGRAGGERLAVVCNTGGSPERELTYLTLLQRQRAAAVVLTGGAIEDAAHQVAMDAKVRKLGEAGTRVVLCGRPPASDTGAIALTFDNRGGGQELTEHLIGLGHRRLGYIAGPEERTTTRHRLEGHRAALAAHGIEEDPRWTVHGRYDRRSGYEATLELLRRDPSLTAVVAANDSVALGACAALRDSGLRIPEDVSVAGFDDLPFSIDAVPSLTTVRLPLADAGARAGRIAMGREEAPPGGIASVRGELMVRGSSGVPRSS
- a CDS encoding MerR family transcriptional regulator translates to MRIGELSRRTGVNAHQLRYYEAQGLLEPARGANGYREYDEGALLRVRQIRHLLGAGLSSEDIAYLLPCATGEAPTLVGCPELLAAMRSRLRQLDDRLASLAQSRDALADYIEAAERVGGESYPPLGLTQPA